One window of the Macrobrachium nipponense isolate FS-2020 chromosome 22, ASM1510439v2, whole genome shotgun sequence genome contains the following:
- the LOC135198571 gene encoding protein Star-like isoform X2 has protein sequence MLFNTLFILHAPNDCEDYHLNKVLSGPEAQDSPSLLRWVRSQFIPPSQLPYNLSYIMNGFHEDDDGNELKIFSPSQEFILGNLEDIYGDKIEFPGTFLEAGAYDGEFLSNTLWLEREFGWRGILVEANPHFFKQLLLKHRRSWAINVCLNVKPYPSKEKFVMGSSSPVNISHLASAGEDDDLVEKHISQGSSGLKDFKINETQIEGMMEVQCVPIYTVVKALGRTHIDFFSLDVERAEMGILDTIPWDKMSFSVLAIEHATTDDLVTYLDERGYAHVASQSEDHIFVNKADRILKEKHGGL, from the exons ATGCTCTTCAACACGTTATTCATACTGCATGCGCCGAACGACTGTGAGGACT ATCACCTAAATAAAGTGCTATCGGGTCCCGAAGCCCAGGACAGCCCTTCTCTTCTCAGGTGGGTTCGTTCTCAGTTCATTCCTCCCTCCCAGCTGCCATACAACCTGTCCTATATCATGAATGGTTTCCATGAAGACGATGATGGGAACGAACTGAAAATCTTCAGTCCATCTCAGGAGTTCATCTTGGGAAACCTGGAAGATATCTATGGCGATAAG attgaaTTTCCAGGAACTTTCTTAGAAGCTGGTGCTTATGACGGGGAATTTTTGTCAAATACTCTTTGGTTGGAACGAGAGTTTGGCTGGAGAGGGATTCTCGTGGAAGCTAacccacatttttttaaacagttgCTACTCAAACATAGGAGGAGTTGGGCCATCAACGTATGTTTAAATGTAAAGCCTTACCCATCAAAG GAGAAGTTTGTCATGGGCTCTAGTTCACCTGTCAATATCAGTCACCTTGCATCTGCAGGTGAAGATGATGATCTTGTAGAGAAGCACATTAGCCAAGGCTCGTCTGGTTTGAAGgacttcaaaataaatgaaacgcAG aTAGAAGGTATGATGGAAGTACAGTGTGTACCTATCTACACAGTTGTTAAAGCTTTGGGCAGAACCCATATTGACTTTTTTTCATTGGATGTTGAAAGAGCTGAGATGGGGATACTTGATACTATACCTTGGGACAAAATGTCATTCTCA GTATTGGCTATTGAGCATGCAACCACAGATGATTTGGTTACATATCTAGATGAGAGAGGATATGCTCATGTTGCATCTCAAAGTGAGGATCatatatttgtgaataaagcTGACAGAATTCTTAAAGAAAAGCATGGTGGGTTGTGA
- the LOC135198571 gene encoding protein Star-like isoform X1 has translation MPVKYITPGRANVVIGTAAFVMLFNTLFILHAPNDCEDYHLNKVLSGPEAQDSPSLLRWVRSQFIPPSQLPYNLSYIMNGFHEDDDGNELKIFSPSQEFILGNLEDIYGDKIEFPGTFLEAGAYDGEFLSNTLWLEREFGWRGILVEANPHFFKQLLLKHRRSWAINVCLNVKPYPSKEKFVMGSSSPVNISHLASAGEDDDLVEKHISQGSSGLKDFKINETQIEGMMEVQCVPIYTVVKALGRTHIDFFSLDVERAEMGILDTIPWDKMSFSVLAIEHATTDDLVTYLDERGYAHVASQSEDHIFVNKADRILKEKHGGL, from the exons ATGCCTGTAAAGTACATTACCCC GGGACGAGCAAATGTGGTTATTGGAACGGCTGCTTTCGTGATGCTCTTCAACACGTTATTCATACTGCATGCGCCGAACGACTGTGAGGACT ATCACCTAAATAAAGTGCTATCGGGTCCCGAAGCCCAGGACAGCCCTTCTCTTCTCAGGTGGGTTCGTTCTCAGTTCATTCCTCCCTCCCAGCTGCCATACAACCTGTCCTATATCATGAATGGTTTCCATGAAGACGATGATGGGAACGAACTGAAAATCTTCAGTCCATCTCAGGAGTTCATCTTGGGAAACCTGGAAGATATCTATGGCGATAAG attgaaTTTCCAGGAACTTTCTTAGAAGCTGGTGCTTATGACGGGGAATTTTTGTCAAATACTCTTTGGTTGGAACGAGAGTTTGGCTGGAGAGGGATTCTCGTGGAAGCTAacccacatttttttaaacagttgCTACTCAAACATAGGAGGAGTTGGGCCATCAACGTATGTTTAAATGTAAAGCCTTACCCATCAAAG GAGAAGTTTGTCATGGGCTCTAGTTCACCTGTCAATATCAGTCACCTTGCATCTGCAGGTGAAGATGATGATCTTGTAGAGAAGCACATTAGCCAAGGCTCGTCTGGTTTGAAGgacttcaaaataaatgaaacgcAG aTAGAAGGTATGATGGAAGTACAGTGTGTACCTATCTACACAGTTGTTAAAGCTTTGGGCAGAACCCATATTGACTTTTTTTCATTGGATGTTGAAAGAGCTGAGATGGGGATACTTGATACTATACCTTGGGACAAAATGTCATTCTCA GTATTGGCTATTGAGCATGCAACCACAGATGATTTGGTTACATATCTAGATGAGAGAGGATATGCTCATGTTGCATCTCAAAGTGAGGATCatatatttgtgaataaagcTGACAGAATTCTTAAAGAAAAGCATGGTGGGTTGTGA